Proteins encoded in a region of the Roseateles sp. SL47 genome:
- the frr gene encoding ribosome recycling factor gives MSIADIKKNAEAKMAKSIEAFKNELQKIRTGRAHPGILDQVHVDYYGSPVPISQVANVSLLDARTLSVQPWEKGMGQKIEKAIRESDLGLNPSSQGDLIRVPMPPLSEERRRDLTKVVKGAAEDAKVAVRNLRRDANEQAKKLTKDKQITEDDERRSQDEVQKLTDRVVAEIDKLVSAKEAEIMAV, from the coding sequence ATGAGCATCGCCGACATCAAGAAGAACGCCGAAGCCAAGATGGCCAAGTCCATCGAGGCGTTCAAGAACGAACTGCAGAAGATCCGTACGGGCCGGGCCCATCCGGGCATCCTGGACCAGGTGCATGTGGACTACTACGGTTCGCCGGTTCCCATCTCCCAGGTGGCCAATGTCAGCCTGCTGGATGCCCGCACCCTGAGCGTGCAGCCCTGGGAAAAGGGCATGGGCCAGAAGATCGAAAAGGCCATCCGTGAGTCGGACCTGGGCCTGAACCCCTCCAGCCAGGGCGATCTGATCCGCGTGCCGATGCCGCCACTGTCCGAAGAGCGCCGCCGTGACCTCACCAAGGTGGTCAAGGGTGCAGCCGAGGACGCCAAGGTCGCCGTGCGCAACCTGCGCCGCGATGCGAACGAGCAGGCCAAGAAGCTGACCAAGGACAAGCAGATCACCGAAGACGACGAGCGCCGCAGCCAGGACGAAGTCCAGAAGCTGACCGACCGCGTGGTGGCCGAGATCGACAAACTGGTTTCGGCAAAGGAAGCCGAGATCATGGCGGTCTGA
- the pyrH gene encoding UMP kinase has translation MPAHKRILLKLSGEALMGDDAYGINRATIVRMVQEIQDVTRLGVEVAVVIGGGNIFRGVAGGSVGMDRATADYMGMLATVMNALALADTMRQEGMTARVMSAIAIEQVVEPYVRPKALQYLEEGKVVIFAAGTGNPFFTTDTAAALRGAEVGAEIVLKATKVDGVYTADPKKDPTATRYSRISFDEAISKNLQVLDATAFALCRDQKLPIRVFSIFKPGALKRVVLGEDEGTLVHV, from the coding sequence ATGCCCGCGCACAAACGCATTCTGCTCAAGCTCTCCGGCGAAGCCCTGATGGGCGATGACGCCTACGGTATCAACCGCGCCACCATCGTGCGCATGGTGCAGGAGATCCAGGACGTCACCCGCCTGGGAGTGGAAGTGGCGGTGGTGATCGGTGGCGGCAACATCTTCCGCGGCGTCGCGGGAGGCTCGGTGGGCATGGATCGCGCCACGGCCGACTACATGGGCATGCTGGCCACGGTGATGAACGCCCTGGCTCTGGCGGACACCATGCGCCAGGAAGGCATGACCGCCCGGGTGATGTCCGCCATTGCCATCGAGCAGGTGGTGGAACCCTACGTGCGCCCGAAGGCGCTGCAATATCTGGAAGAGGGCAAGGTGGTGATCTTTGCCGCCGGTACCGGCAACCCCTTCTTCACCACGGACACCGCCGCTGCCTTGCGCGGCGCCGAAGTCGGGGCCGAGATCGTGCTGAAGGCCACCAAGGTGGATGGCGTCTACACGGCGGACCCCAAGAAGGATCCGACCGCCACCCGCTACAGCCGCATCAGCTTTGATGAGGCCATCAGCAAGAATCTGCAGGTGCTGGATGCGACCGCGTTTGCCCTGTGCCGTGACCAGAAGCTCCCCATCCGGGTGTTCTCCATCTTCAAGCCGGGCGCACTCAAGCGCGTGGTGTTGGGGGAGGACGAAGGCACGCTGGTGCACGTCTGA
- the tsf gene encoding translation elongation factor Ts yields the protein MAAITASMVAELRARTDAPMMECKKALTEADGDLGRAEEILRVKLGNKAGKAASRITAEGVVAAAVVGGAGAVIEVNCETDFVSKNDAFLAFVNALAGLVAEKNPADVDALGALALSQEGFGPTVEDVRKGLIGKIGENMTIRRFKRYASGAKLTSYLHGTRIGVMVEFEGDDVAAKDVAMHVAAMKPAALSSAEVPAELVEKERKIATEKAAESGKPADIVTKMVEGSVQKFLKEVSLLDQVFVKAADGKQTVAQMLKDKATTVKSFTLYVVGEGIEKKVDDFAAEVAAQVAAATKGQ from the coding sequence ATGGCAGCAATTACCGCAAGCATGGTCGCCGAGCTGCGCGCCCGTACCGACGCTCCCATGATGGAGTGCAAGAAGGCCCTGACGGAAGCCGATGGCGACCTGGGCCGCGCGGAAGAAATCCTGCGTGTCAAGCTGGGCAACAAGGCTGGCAAGGCCGCTTCGCGTATCACCGCTGAAGGCGTGGTCGCCGCTGCGGTGGTCGGTGGCGCCGGTGCCGTGATCGAAGTCAACTGCGAAACCGACTTCGTTTCCAAGAACGATGCCTTCCTGGCCTTCGTGAACGCCCTGGCTGGCCTGGTGGCCGAGAAGAACCCCGCCGACGTGGACGCCCTGGGCGCCCTGGCGCTGTCCCAGGAAGGCTTTGGCCCGACGGTGGAAGATGTCCGCAAGGGCCTGATCGGCAAGATCGGCGAGAACATGACCATCCGCCGCTTCAAGCGTTACGCTTCCGGCGCCAAGCTGACCTCCTACCTGCACGGCACCCGCATCGGCGTGATGGTCGAGTTCGAAGGTGACGACGTGGCCGCCAAGGACGTGGCCATGCACGTGGCCGCCATGAAGCCGGCGGCCCTGTCTTCCGCCGAAGTGCCGGCCGAGCTGGTCGAAAAGGAACGCAAGATCGCCACCGAGAAGGCTGCCGAATCCGGCAAGCCCGCTGACATCGTCACCAAGATGGTGGAAGGCTCGGTGCAGAAGTTCCTGAAGGAAGTCTCGCTGCTGGACCAGGTCTTTGTGAAGGCCGCTGACGGCAAGCAGACCGTTGCCCAGATGCTCAAGGACAAGGCCACCACGGTGAAGTCCTTCACCCTCTACGTGGTGGGCGAAGGCATTGAAAAGAAGGTGGACGACTTTGCCGCCGAGGTGGCTGCCCAGGTGGCCGCCGCAACCAAGGGGCAATAA
- the rpsB gene encoding 30S ribosomal protein S2, translated as MSVTMREMLEAGVHFGHQTRFWNPKMAPFIYGHRNKIHIINLEKTLPAFEEALKFVRQLSSKRGTILMVGTKRQARDIVAEEAARAGVPSVNQRWLGGTLTNFKTVKTSLKKLKDMQTQVDAGTQPSIKKEALMFQRDIAKLEKNIGGIQDMAALPDALFVIDVGYHKIAVAEAKKLGIPVIGVVDTNHSPEGIDYVIPGNDDSAKAVALYAKAVADAVLEGRANSTQELVQAVAAEGDEFVEVNEGA; from the coding sequence ATGTCCGTTACGATGCGCGAAATGCTGGAAGCTGGTGTCCACTTTGGTCACCAAACCCGCTTCTGGAACCCCAAGATGGCCCCGTTCATTTACGGCCATCGCAACAAGATTCACATCATCAACCTCGAAAAGACGCTGCCCGCGTTCGAGGAAGCCCTGAAGTTCGTGCGCCAGCTGTCGAGCAAGCGCGGCACCATCCTGATGGTGGGCACCAAGCGCCAGGCGCGCGACATCGTCGCTGAAGAAGCCGCACGCGCAGGTGTGCCGAGCGTGAACCAGCGTTGGCTGGGCGGCACGCTGACCAACTTCAAGACGGTCAAGACCTCGCTGAAGAAGCTGAAGGACATGCAGACCCAGGTGGACGCTGGCACCCAGCCCTCCATCAAGAAGGAAGCTCTGATGTTCCAGCGCGATATCGCCAAGCTGGAAAAGAACATCGGCGGCATCCAGGACATGGCTGCTCTGCCGGACGCTCTGTTCGTGATCGACGTGGGCTACCACAAGATTGCTGTGGCCGAAGCCAAGAAGCTGGGCATTCCCGTGATCGGCGTGGTTGACACCAACCACTCGCCCGAAGGCATCGACTACGTCATTCCTGGCAACGACGACTCCGCCAAGGCTGTTGCCCTGTACGCCAAGGCTGTGGCCGACGCCGTGCTGGAAGGCCGCGCCAACTCGACGCAAGAGCTGGTCCAGGCTGTCGCCGCTGAAGGTGACGAGTTCGTGGAAGTGAACGAAGGCGCCTGA
- a CDS encoding FAD-dependent oxidoreductase gives MRVAVIGAGLAGITSAYELTRQGHEVQVYERDTSVATGASFAPPGLIAPALLAARPATPMKWRGAPRQLGWRWAHWRARRAIAHQPLPVPAAMLQLARQGQALMADWRQGLQLDVEQRGGILLLWRTARDYKRAAALLARLQAAQAPHREVDANTCRSLEPGLNADTRLHGGIHLPQDESANSRQFAQALKQEAQRLGARWQFNVDVLKIEPGAQPSLHLATGAAQRVDAVVVCAGKGAPALLSPLGLRFPWGVVQAHTLTAPLRQLEAHPDLGPSATVMDMSLGVSMTRLGQRVRIGGSQELGGPVGQPDGPSMSALHQAAHDWFPGALQAGGQQRWKASRLLLPDELPLVGASGVPGVWLNIGHGDAGWPLAGGAAQWLGERLAGRDGGLDATMLEPSRLR, from the coding sequence ATGCGGGTGGCCGTTATTGGGGCCGGCCTCGCCGGCATCACCTCTGCCTACGAACTCACGCGTCAAGGGCATGAAGTGCAGGTGTACGAGCGCGACACCAGCGTGGCCACCGGGGCCAGCTTTGCCCCGCCCGGGCTGATTGCCCCTGCCCTGCTGGCGGCGCGTCCGGCCACGCCGATGAAGTGGCGCGGAGCGCCGCGACAGCTGGGTTGGCGCTGGGCGCATTGGCGCGCCCGGCGAGCCATCGCACACCAGCCGCTGCCGGTGCCTGCCGCCATGCTGCAACTGGCACGCCAGGGCCAGGCCCTCATGGCCGACTGGCGCCAGGGCTTGCAACTGGACGTCGAGCAGCGTGGCGGGATCCTGCTGCTATGGCGCACCGCCAGGGACTACAAGCGGGCCGCTGCCCTGCTGGCACGCCTCCAGGCGGCGCAGGCCCCTCACCGCGAAGTCGACGCCAACACCTGCCGCAGCCTGGAGCCAGGCCTGAATGCCGACACCCGCCTGCATGGCGGCATCCACCTGCCCCAGGACGAGTCCGCCAATTCGCGGCAGTTCGCTCAGGCACTGAAGCAGGAGGCCCAACGCCTGGGCGCCCGCTGGCAGTTCAATGTGGACGTGTTGAAGATCGAACCGGGCGCCCAACCCTCGTTGCACCTGGCGACCGGAGCGGCACAACGCGTGGATGCGGTCGTGGTCTGCGCCGGCAAGGGCGCGCCGGCCCTGTTGTCACCGCTGGGACTGCGTTTCCCGTGGGGCGTTGTGCAAGCCCATACCCTCACCGCTCCCCTGCGCCAATTGGAGGCCCATCCGGACCTCGGCCCGAGCGCGACCGTGATGGACATGTCGCTGGGCGTCAGCATGACTCGCCTGGGGCAGCGCGTGCGTATCGGCGGCTCGCAGGAACTGGGTGGCCCCGTGGGGCAACCGGACGGCCCTTCGATGAGCGCGCTGCATCAGGCGGCCCACGACTGGTTCCCGGGTGCCCTGCAGGCCGGTGGCCAGCAGCGTTGGAAAGCCTCCCGGCTGCTGCTGCCGGATGAACTGCCGCTGGTCGGCGCCAGCGGCGTGCCGGGGGTGTGGCTGAACATCGGCCATGGGGACGCGGGTTGGCCACTGGCCGGTGGCGCGGCGCAGTGGCTGGGTGAACGACTGGCCGGCCGTGACGGCGGGTTGGACGCCACGATGCTGGAGCCCAGTCGGTTGCGCTGA